AGACGATCACTCATAGTCACGCTCCGTTTTAAACCCTGCCAGCCGAGGGCGCGCAAACGGTGGGGAAAAAGCGACATGCGAGAAAGCCCGCTGACGCAGGTCAGGTATCCGTCAGCGGCCTTGCATGGTCAAGTTGGGCCTCAGCTCATATTGCCCATATCGCCCCAGTCTTCGAGGGGGTTTGTGAAGGGAGCAAAGGCATCAAGCCCCGCCACCTGCTGATACTGCGTCAACGCCCAGCGCACACTTGGAAACGCCAGTTTGTCCCACGGTATTTCGTCGTAGCGCAGCAGCGCCACGTCCAGGCTTTCCTCACCTGCTTTGATGTCGGGCGAAAGCAGCGTTGCCTTATACATGAGCTGCACCTGACTGATACGCGGAATGGAATAGACCGCCAGCAACGCATCAATGCGAATGTCCGCACACGCCTCTTCGCGTGCCTCGCGCGCGGCACCGGCCTGCGTTGTTTCGCCAAGCTCCAGATAGCCCGCAGGAAGCGTCCAAAGGCCCTTGCTTGGCTCAATG
The genomic region above belongs to Pyruvatibacter sp. and contains:
- a CDS encoding NUDIX hydrolase, whose amino-acid sequence is MSKDEKNLSVAPASVDGAHSFSVRTPDGDTHPRHVCDDCGYIHYVNPKIVVGSVVTWGGAKDGKDRIVMCRRAIEPSKGLWTLPAGYLELGETTQAGAAREAREEACADIRIDALLAVYSIPRISQVQLMYKATLLSPDIKAGEESLDVALLRYDEIPWDKLAFPSVRWALTQYQQVAGLDAFAPFTNPLEDWGDMGNMS